The Flavobacteriales bacterium nucleotide sequence GTTCAAGTGGCTGGATTCATGATCGGCATTATCACACTGATGGGCGCAGCGATTGGACTGATGAACATCATGCTTGTTTCCGTTACAGAACGAACACGTGAAGTGGGCGTTCGGAAAGCACTTGGCGCCACAAAAGCATTCATCCGACTTCAGTTTCTGGTAGAAGCAGTTTCCATCTCCGTTCTAGGCGGATTGTTCGGAATTGTGTTCGGAATTATGATCGGTAATGGTGTTTCAAGTTTTATCGGTGGCGGATTCATTATCCCATGGTTGTGGATAATCGTTGGAGTGATCATCTGCTTTGTGGTTGGAGTTGTCTCAGGAATTTACCCTGCCATTAAGGCATCCAATCTGGATCCGATTGAGAGTTTGAGGTTTGAGTAAAAAAAGCCCCGACTCACGCAATGCGTGAATCAGAGCCAAACCTTGCATCCGAAGAACTCGAACGCTCACTGAACAAAGACGTTCAATTGATTTTCAGTTAACCTTAATATTGATTCCTGTGAAGCTTCCACTGACCTGAATCTGCTGAGGAGGTGTATCGGTACTTTCCATAAGTATGGTGAATGAACCGTCTATGAAATAATCGTCAGCACCTCCCAAACCTGATCCGACACCCTGGTACAATTCGGCTTTGCTGATGCTAATGGTTCCGGAAGTCGCCAAAAATCCAGCCTGGGCCAAGGAAGGATTGCTAAATCCACTTGTGCCTAATACATCGTAAGTCCCAACTCCGAAGCTTGTGGCACTATAGGAAATGCCGAATTGCCAGGTTCCAATGTCCTGTGCAGACATAGCAAACATGTCAGAAGCACCAGTGTAACTTCCATTCACGGCCTGTGTTCCGTTTACCATGTTTTCGGCAAGGGTAAAACTGATGTTTTGGCTAATTGCACCTGTCACCGTGGCGTTGAAAATCGCGTCTGGCAATTTGTCATCGTCATCCTTGTCGGTATTGCACGAAGAGCAAAGCGAACCTATCAGGAAAGTCGCCAAAAGAAATGTTGGTAATCTTTTCATTGTAAATAGTTTAATGGTTTATGTTCAGTTGCAGGCAAAATTGCGGCAGCTGCACACCTGAACACAAGGAGAAAAAACTAAACTTGTGATGAAATAATGTCAGAAAAAGGAAATAGAACCGTTGCGCTGGTCGCTTTGCTGAGCAATCAGGAAAGGAAAGCTTTCGGCAATCAGTTGCGTGATGCGAAACGGACTTCCCTCCCACTCCTTTTTGATGCTATCTGTTCAGGTCTGAAATCGTCAAGGTCTGATGGTTTCGAGAAGGAAATACTCTTCAAAAGGACATTTGCAACCAACTATTCCAAACACAAGGATTACCTGCTTCGCAATGAGTTTCGATTGTTGTCAAAAGAGCTGACAAATTTCCTCGCCATGGAGCAGACAAAAAAGGCGATTCGTGACAGTCCGCTTGAGGAAAAGCACTTGCTTTTGCAATCGTTCATCGATCGGAATGCCTTCGATCTTTTTGACCGTGAATGGGAAAAAGTGGTCAACGAAGCCAAGGGCCAATTAGAATTGGAGGTTGCTCTGGAAATTCAAAAACTCGCCATCAATCACCTGATCTCAACACGACAAGCTACAATTGAGAATTACAAGCTGATCTTAGAATTGCTGACCGATTATCAGGAAACGTTGAAACGGTACTTCACCCACCAACATCTGTTCGGGAGACATAAGCAGGCTTTTGCGGAAAGAACGCTTCAGGCGATCGGATCAGACATTCAGGTTGCTCCCTTGGAAACCGTTTCGATCGATCCTTCGGATATCGAACGGAATGATGTCTTATCAAATCACTTTGCAGCTTTGACCAAAGCCTATGCACACCGAGGTGAAGAGAAAATTGGATTACTCAAAAACGCTGCGGGATTCGTATCAGAAATCAACTCAAAGTCGTTTGATCAGAATGCTGCGCTGGCGACCGTGAACGCTTCCATCGCTTTAGAGTATTTTCTGCTTCGCGAATTGGAAACCTCCCTGCCTTATCATCAAAAAGCGTTGGAGTTCGGTACAGGTTTGGAAGATGGAAAACTCATCAGTTTCGTATTCAATTACCTAAGCACTCTTATCCGTTTAGAGCGTCACGAACAGGCCATAGAGCTAATCACTGAATATACTTCCGTTTGGGAGAATCTACCTAGGATGCGAGACCGCTTTCTGTGCTTGAAAGCAATGTGCCACATTTTCGAAAATGACCCCAAAGCTGCAGAAAACTGCATTCCCGAAGACCGAAAGGCTTGCGGCCTGGACCACTATTATTATTATCGCTTCATTCAGATCATCATTCTTTTGCAAAAAGGAAAACCCGAGTTGGCAATGAACGAGGCAGAGAATTTTGAGCACACCGTTCGGTACAACGACAAGGACGAGGATTACCTAAAGTTGATACAAGCTATCAAAAAGTTCTTATCGTTGAAATCTGAACAAGCGGTTGTTTCCGAGGAAGTCTTTTCGGAGAAAGCCTATAAGTTGAAAGAATCACTGAATCAAGCCAACGAAAGCGCCTTTGCCGACCGAGCTCTTCTGTACAAGTGGATTCTGAAAAATTTGGAATAAAAAAGGGGCGATCAGACTAAGTCTGATCGCCCCTTTTCAAAATCTATCAGTTTCAGATTACTCTCCTACCACTTCGAAATCGAACTCTCCTTCCACTTCTTTGTGAAGTCGGATAGAAGCTTTGTAAGTTCCAAGTGTTTTAACAGTAGCTTCTTTCAAACCTACTTTCTTACGGTCAACTTCAACACCTGTTGCTGCTTTGATAGCATCAGCAACTTGAATACTGTTAACCGATCCGAAGATCTTATCTCCTTCTCCAGCCTTTGCTCCAACCTTAATGGCAGAACCTTGGATCTTGGCCAACAACTTAGTTGCCTCCTCAATCAATTTAGCTTCGCGGTGTGCTCGTTGGCGTAGGTCTTCTTCTCTTACCTTTTTTGCGCTTGAAGTTGCAGCAACTGCCAAGCCTTGAGGTACAAGATAATTACGCGCATATCCGTTCTTAACCGTTACAAGATCATTCTTGTAACCTAGGTTGTCTACGTCTTTTTTAAGTATAACTTCCATGGTCTCTTACTTTAAAAGGTCAGCCACGTAAGGCATGATTGCCAAATGACGGGCGCGCTTTACAGCTTGCGCCACCTTGCGTTGATACTTAAGTGATGTTCCTGTCAATCTTCGTGGAAGCAATTTTCCTTGCTCGTTGATGAAAGCCAACAGATAATCTGGGTCTTTGTAATCAATGAACTTGATGCCATACTTCTGAAAACGGCAATACTTATCTCTCGTTACTTCTACTGTAG carries:
- the rplI gene encoding 50S ribosomal protein L9; translation: MEVILKKDVDNLGYKNDLVTVKNGYARNYLVPQGLAVAATSSAKKVREEDLRQRAHREAKLIEEATKLLAKIQGSAIKVGAKAGEGDKIFGSVNSIQVADAIKAATGVEVDRKKVGLKEATVKTLGTYKASIRLHKEVEGEFDFEVVGE
- the rpsR gene encoding 30S ribosomal protein S18, whose translation is MAGKKEGEIRYLNPPTVEVTRDKYCRFQKYGIKFIDYKDPDYLLAFINEQGKLLPRRLTGTSLKYQRKVAQAVKRARHLAIMPYVADLLK